Genomic segment of Helicobacter enhydrae:
TCATACTAGGGCAAGAAATCACGACAAAAATGGCTAACAATGTCATCAAAGAAACATTTGAAAGAAGCAACGAAGACATCACGCTTGAAAAAATCATCAAAACCACAGCTCTGACTTTGAATATCAAACCATCAGACATCAAGTCAAAATCTCGCACCAAAGTCGTAGCCAACGCTAGACGCTATGTGATTTATTTGGCAAGAAGTCTGACACTCAATTCAATGCCCGTTTTAGCCAAAGAACTCAATATGAAAGATCATAGTGCAATCTCAAAAGCCTACAAAAAAATCGAAGAAGAAATCAATACCAACTTAATGACAAAAGCAACAATAGAAGAAATTAAAATGAAAATTCTAGAGGAAGATAAAAAATAAATGTGAATTAATGTGATAAAATGATCGATATTTTTCACACTAAAAAGTTAGAGTAGATAGGGCTTTGAGATATTTTTTCAACATTTCACTTACCACTACTAAGACTACTAAAATTTCAATAAATTACAGGAGGATATAATGAAGATCTCACTTTTCAAAGGCACACTTGAAATTGTTCTCAACAATTTCCAATCTTTTTTGGATAAAAAAGACCAATCCCAAATCACCTCTCATATTTTCTTACAAGCTTCAGAAAACACTCTCCTCTTAAGAGCAACTGATTATGAGCTTGGTATCCAATCCAAAATCGAAGTCAATATCTTAGAAGAAGGTATAGGAACAGTCAATGGTAAGCAATTTTTAGACATTGTCAAACAACTCAAAGACAATGAAGAAATCACACTACAAACTGATGAAAATTATTGCTTACATATCAAACAAAAAGGAACAGCTTATAAGCTTCAAATGTATAACGCTGAAGAATTCCCAAAATTCCCTCAATATAGCCAAGATAAAAAAATCGATATTTCTGCATCACAATTTATCGATTCCATCAAAAAAATCACTCCAGCAGTTAGCACAAACAATCCCAAAATCGAGCTAAATGGTGCTTTTCTTGACATCAAAGAATATTCAATCAATCTTGTTGCGACAGATACAAAGCGTCTTGCTCTTGTCAAAAACGAAACCCAATCTATCCACACTTTATCTATCATTATCCCCAAGCGTGCATTAGGAGAGATCACCAAACTTTTCTCTGATCACTTAGAAATTTTCTACAACGAAAATCAACTCATTATCCAAACAGGAAACTACACTTTTTTCACAAAGCTAACAAATGGAAAATTCCCAGATTATGAAAGAATCATTCCAAACAATTTCAATTTCAACTTTGAACTCAACAGAGCCGATGTGATTGATTCTCTCAAAGCAATTTATTCAATTTCAGACAAAGTAAAATCAGTTTTTAACAAAGGAGAGATTTTGTTTGAAGGCTTAGAAATCGAAAAAGGGGAAGCAAAAACCAAAATCAATGCTGAAATAGATCCAAGCGAAGAAGTGATTTTGAATTTCAATGCTAGAAATTTGTTGGATTTTCTATCCCAAATCCAATCACAAACCTTTACACTTCACATCAATGATGTGAAATCAGCATTTATGGTCAAAAGCGAGAGCTTTTCAACCATTATTATGCCTGTAGTTGTATAAATTGGGAGTGCAAATGTCAGAAATCAAAGATTATAGTGCAGGGAATATCAAAGTTTTAAAAGGACTTGAGGCTGTTAGAAAGCGTCCTGGAATGTATATTGGAGATACCAATATCAATGGTCTGCATCATATGGTTTATGAAGTGGTGGATAACTCCATCGATGAGGCAATGGCAGGGCATTGTAATAAAATCTCAATCCGTTTGACACATGAAGGAAGTGCGATTATTGAGGATAATGGACGAGGGATTCCTGTTGATATTCATCCTACAGAAAACATTCCTGCAGCCACTGTGGTTTTGACTGTATTGCACGCAGGTGGAAAATTTGACAAAGACACTTACAAAGTCAGTGGGGGATTGCACGGGGTAGGGGTGAGTGTGGTCAATGCTCTTTCTTCTCATTTGATTATGACAATCAAAAAAAATGGAAATATCTATCGCCAAGAATTCAAAAAAGGGATTCCCACTACAGATTTAGAAATCATTGGCTCCACAAAAGAACACGGAACAACAATCGAATTTTTCCCAGATGGGGAAGTGATGGAAGTTTTGGAATTTGATTGTGAGATTCTCATCAAACGCTTCAAAGAGATGGCTTATCTCAATCGCAATATCACGATTGATTTTGTAGATGAAAAAACCGGCAAACGCGAAAAATACCATTTTGAAGGTGGATTGACTCAGTTTGTCCAAGATGTCAATAAAAAACCTCTGATCTCTGAGATCATCAGTTTTGAAGTCAGCGAAGACGATTTGGAAGCTGAAATCGCATTGGCTTATAATGATGGCTATGATGAAAAGGTTTTGAGTTTTGTCAATAACATTAGAACGCCTGATGGTGGGACACATGAAGCAGGGTTTAGAGCAGGACTTAGTCGAGCAATCATCAACTATATCGAAGCTAATGCCAATGCAAGAGAAAAAGATGCAAAAGTCACTGGTGATGATGTGCGTGAGGGACTTGTAGCAATTATTTCTACAAAAGTGATGGAACCTCAATTTGAAGGGCAAACCAAAGGAAAATTGGGAAGCTCTTTTGTCAAACCTATCATCCAAAAACTTGCTTATGAAAAACTCACTAAATTTTTTGAAGAAAACCCTATCCAAGCCAAAGCGATTATGCAAAAAGCTCTTCTTGCTGCACGGGGAAGAGAAGCAGCCAAAAGAGCAAGAGATCTCACACGCAAAAAAGAAAATCTCTCTGTTGGCACATTACCGGGGAAACTCGCAGATTGTCAGAGCAAAGACCCAAGTGAATCAGAACTTTATCTAGTGGAGGGAGATAGTGCAGGGGGAAGTGCAAAACAAGGCAGAGATCGAGTGTATCAAGCAATTTTACCTTTGAGAGGAAAAATCCTCAATGTTGAAAAATCACGCTTAGATAAAATCCTCAAATCCGAAGAAATCAAAAATATGATTACAGCTTTTGGTTGTGGAATCGGTGAAGAGTTCAATTTGGAGCGTTTGAGATACCACAAAATCATCATAATGACAGATGCCGATGTTGATGGCTCACACATTCAAACCCTTCTAATGACATTTTTCTACCGCTATTTGCGTCCTTTGATTGAAAATGGATATATCTATATTGCCCAACCCCCTCTATATCGTTTCAAAAAAGGAAAAAAAGAGATTTATCTCAAAGACGAAAAAGCATTGAGCGAATATTTGATTGAAAATGGGATCGAAAATTTTGTCTTTGAGGGGATTGGCACACAAGAATTGCTTGAGATTCTCAAATACATTTCTGCTTATCGTAGTGTTTTAAAAGAGCTTGAGAAGCGTTATTCAATGATTGAAGTGGTGAGATTTTTGATTGAAAATCGTGATTATATTGGGCTTGATTTCCAAAATATGAGTGTAAAAATCAAAGAGTTTTTACAAGGCATTGATTGCAATATCTTGAATGAAGTGGTGGAAGAAGAAAAAATTTTGTTTTATATCCAAACAAAAACAGGACTTGTAGAGCTTAACCTTGATGATACACTTTTCACAGACCCTTATTTTGAAGAGGCTTGTTATATCTACAACAAAATCCAAGAATATGATTTGAAGTTTTTGTTGGAAAAAGATTTGTTAGATTTGCTTTTAGAAATCGAAGAGAGTGCCAAAAAGGGTGCTGATATTCAGCGTTACAAAGGTTTGGGTGAGATGAATCCAGAGCAACTTTGGGAGACGACAATGACTCCCCAAAACCGCACTCTTCTGCGTGTGAAACTTGAAGACATCGAATCTGCAGATGGTATTTTCACTCTTTTTATGGGCGATGAAGTGGAGCCAAGGAGAGCATATATCCAAGAAAATGCCAAAAATGTGAAGCATTTGGATATTTAAATATCTTTGGCTTAGATATGAAGTAAAGCTCAGGAGAATTTATGTTAGAAATTTTAAGCAATA
This window contains:
- the gyrB gene encoding DNA topoisomerase (ATP-hydrolyzing) subunit B yields the protein MSEIKDYSAGNIKVLKGLEAVRKRPGMYIGDTNINGLHHMVYEVVDNSIDEAMAGHCNKISIRLTHEGSAIIEDNGRGIPVDIHPTENIPAATVVLTVLHAGGKFDKDTYKVSGGLHGVGVSVVNALSSHLIMTIKKNGNIYRQEFKKGIPTTDLEIIGSTKEHGTTIEFFPDGEVMEVLEFDCEILIKRFKEMAYLNRNITIDFVDEKTGKREKYHFEGGLTQFVQDVNKKPLISEIISFEVSEDDLEAEIALAYNDGYDEKVLSFVNNIRTPDGGTHEAGFRAGLSRAIINYIEANANAREKDAKVTGDDVREGLVAIISTKVMEPQFEGQTKGKLGSSFVKPIIQKLAYEKLTKFFEENPIQAKAIMQKALLAARGREAAKRARDLTRKKENLSVGTLPGKLADCQSKDPSESELYLVEGDSAGGSAKQGRDRVYQAILPLRGKILNVEKSRLDKILKSEEIKNMITAFGCGIGEEFNLERLRYHKIIIMTDADVDGSHIQTLLMTFFYRYLRPLIENGYIYIAQPPLYRFKKGKKEIYLKDEKALSEYLIENGIENFVFEGIGTQELLEILKYISAYRSVLKELEKRYSMIEVVRFLIENRDYIGLDFQNMSVKIKEFLQGIDCNILNEVVEEEKILFYIQTKTGLVELNLDDTLFTDPYFEEACYIYNKIQEYDLKFLLEKDLLDLLLEIEESAKKGADIQRYKGLGEMNPEQLWETTMTPQNRTLLRVKLEDIESADGIFTLFMGDEVEPRRAYIQENAKNVKHLDI
- the dnaN gene encoding DNA polymerase III subunit beta, producing MKISLFKGTLEIVLNNFQSFLDKKDQSQITSHIFLQASENTLLLRATDYELGIQSKIEVNILEEGIGTVNGKQFLDIVKQLKDNEEITLQTDENYCLHIKQKGTAYKLQMYNAEEFPKFPQYSQDKKIDISASQFIDSIKKITPAVSTNNPKIELNGAFLDIKEYSINLVATDTKRLALVKNETQSIHTLSIIIPKRALGEITKLFSDHLEIFYNENQLIIQTGNYTFFTKLTNGKFPDYERIIPNNFNFNFELNRADVIDSLKAIYSISDKVKSVFNKGEILFEGLEIEKGEAKTKINAEIDPSEEVILNFNARNLLDFLSQIQSQTFTLHINDVKSAFMVKSESFSTIIMPVVV